One Dehalococcoidia bacterium DNA window includes the following coding sequences:
- a CDS encoding CoA-binding protein: MATDLDQLFNPRSIAIIGISTNPKKFGGNTWTGTLQTLGFGGNLYPVHPTLTEFNGLKVFRNIRDIPENVDLAIVTVPAQSSPQIMEDCVASGVKYVHFYTAGFGETGEKEGAVIEANVREIARNGNTRVIGPNCMGIYCPANGISWRPDFPREAGALSVFSQSGMNSLEIVKTGSTRGVYINKLVSYGNACDLNEIDFLEYFAADTQTKVIGAYIEGVDDGAGFLAVLKKATQAKPVIVLKGGATEAGTRATFSHTAAIAGAARIWDSAMEQTGATSVRDFEEFMDTVLTFLYLSPPQGENVAIIGSGGGCSVLATDACEKAGLKVPEMPANIQRELGKWMGSAGTSVRNPIDIPFDLSLQGLREVIRISASCSEISALIMHQQIDATFPFGKGRDPERKDQVIIESAQECGKPVLVILHEIGVPAWTQITLREQTKFHAAGIPTYRTVNRAAQAIRKLRQYHRMPPSTKD; the protein is encoded by the coding sequence ATGGCAACTGATCTTGATCAACTTTTTAATCCGCGGTCGATTGCGATCATCGGCATTTCAACCAATCCAAAAAAGTTCGGGGGCAACACCTGGACCGGTACTCTGCAGACTCTCGGATTCGGGGGGAATCTGTATCCCGTTCACCCAACTCTTACCGAGTTCAATGGATTGAAAGTCTTCAGGAATATCCGGGACATTCCTGAAAATGTCGACTTGGCCATCGTGACCGTCCCGGCCCAATCCAGCCCACAGATCATGGAGGATTGCGTAGCGAGCGGAGTGAAATACGTCCATTTCTACACTGCCGGTTTTGGTGAAACCGGAGAGAAAGAAGGCGCTGTTATTGAGGCAAATGTCCGTGAGATTGCTCGAAATGGGAACACGCGGGTTATCGGCCCCAACTGCATGGGAATCTACTGTCCCGCTAATGGCATATCGTGGAGGCCGGATTTTCCCAGAGAAGCCGGTGCGCTGTCCGTTTTTTCTCAGAGTGGAATGAACTCTCTTGAGATAGTCAAAACGGGAAGCACGAGAGGTGTGTATATCAATAAACTGGTGAGCTACGGCAACGCCTGCGACCTCAACGAAATCGATTTCCTGGAATATTTTGCAGCCGATACACAGACCAAAGTAATCGGAGCCTATATCGAAGGAGTGGATGACGGAGCCGGATTTTTGGCAGTTCTCAAAAAGGCTACACAAGCCAAGCCGGTGATAGTGCTGAAGGGAGGGGCTACGGAGGCTGGAACACGAGCCACTTTTTCACACACTGCCGCCATCGCCGGTGCGGCAAGAATCTGGGATTCTGCGATGGAACAGACAGGCGCAACCAGCGTCCGGGATTTTGAGGAATTCATGGATACCGTGTTGACCTTCCTTTATTTATCTCCGCCCCAAGGAGAAAACGTAGCCATAATCGGCAGCGGAGGCGGCTGCAGCGTGCTGGCCACGGATGCCTGCGAAAAGGCGGGGTTGAAGGTCCCCGAAATGCCTGCCAACATTCAAAGAGAGCTGGGCAAGTGGATGGGATCTGCAGGGACCAGCGTGCGTAATCCAATAGATATTCCGTTTGACCTGTCTCTACAAGGGCTCCGAGAGGTTATCAGAATTTCCGCTTCCTGTTCTGAGATATCCGCCCTCATTATGCATCAGCAGATTGATGCCACGTTTCCTTTCGGCAAGGGCAGGGATCCGGAGAGGAAGGACCAGGTAATCATAGAGTCTGCCCAGGAGTGCGGAAAACCCGTTCTTGTTATCCTGCATGAAATCGGGGTGCCCGCATGGACACAAATAACACTCAGAGAACAGACCAAATTCCATGCGGCCGGCATTCCAACATACCGAACCGTTAACCGCGCAGCACAGGCAATCCGGAAACTGCGGCAATACCATCGAATGCCGCCATCTACGAAAGATTGA